A window of the Cicer arietinum cultivar CDC Frontier isolate Library 1 chromosome 6, Cicar.CDCFrontier_v2.0, whole genome shotgun sequence genome harbors these coding sequences:
- the LOC101512002 gene encoding recQ-mediated genome instability protein 1, whose amino-acid sequence MHIRRLRLDDEQEEEDELQPQPQPHNSTNFPSEPLVISDDDFVDVSDDFFPPTPPPPPPVPEPQASDSPVNDFLRRTGLCLKRIWLTDCLRELGVSVRGFEGFDVATKAKLCFEQFLFSDFNFCGSGVLPPNVDSMHLAVLPGPYVLQVDEIVNITCPLRGRYEKAPQGLKRCLKLSMTDGIQRVFGMEYRPIQALEVCASSGLKVAISNIHVRRGLMMLVPETIEVLGGLVEQLDAARKRLVDELNKPPRGNRTRNGVLPPLATRAALAAWPSGGVDDLRHSGSTLHNTDTAQANNQGAGHSIPVSGNNSTTEDTLRMGAQHATSNSVPQMVSNVERMNIDMQLQRRSSLTAEDTYSFMGAQNATSNSVPYVVSNVERMNIDMQRQRRSSLTMEDTSSFIGAQNATSNSIPNIVSNVERMNIDMQRQRRSSLTTEDTSLLIGAQNATSNSVPHMVPNVEPMNIDIQRGTDPVFNDSSTANQSSSMADEMHIDTANITMENSVSNRSSHMHSNVAAAYGNTVHVMREGPVPIECFPVSENVETYRNRVPENAPWNRSSSTAFNNEDILTVDTSDNPLIPSGDQEVPFTYLASLSAKWVAMKETAPLVRGKIKCFLTGVKRFQYKKRTTYELQAYVDDGSLISEILIHHDVVQKGIGYSPVEVTAALSSSDTKIVLNMKETMHKFQAFLADFEGVILVELNRKCSLPTALDMSQGCPQSDAWSLLRRLKSLPSAQAQNHFPSDTIVLSPLQRRSSLTAEDTYSFMGAQNATSNSVPYVVSNVERMNIDMQRQRRSSLTMEDTSSFIGAQNATSNSIPNIVSNVERMNIDMQRQRRSSLTTEDTSLLIGAQNATSNSVPHMVPNVEPMNIDIQRGTDPVFNDSSTANQSSSMADEMHIDTANITMENSVSNRSSHMHSNVAAAYGNTVHVMREGPVPIECFPVSENVETYRNRVPENAPWNRSSSTAFNNEDILTVDTSDNPLIPSGDQEVPFTYLASLSAKWVAMKETAPLVRGKIKCFLTGVKRFQYKKRTTYELQAYVDDGSLISEILIHHDVVQKGIGYSPVEVTAALSSSDTKIVLNMKETMHKFQAFLADFEGVILVELNRKCSLPTALDMSQGCPQSDAWSLLRRLKSLPSAQAQNHFPSDTIVLSP is encoded by the exons ATGCACATTCGCCGTCTCAGACTCGACGAcgaacaagaagaagaagatgaacttCAGCCTCAGCCACAACCTCACAACTCTACCAATTTTCCCTCGGAGCCACTTGTTATCTCCGACGACGACTTCGTCGACGTCTCCGATGACTTCTTCCCTCCAACTCCACCACCGCCTCCGCCTGTTCCTGAACCTCAAGCTTCGGATTCTCCCGTCAACGATTTTCTTCGCCGCACGGGATTGTGCTTGAAGAGAATCTGGCTTACTGATTGTCTTCGCGAACTAGGGGTTTCAGTGAGGGGCTTCGAAGGTTTCGATGTCGCCACAAAAGCTAAACTCTGCTTCGAGCAGTTTTTGTTTTCTGATTTCAACTTCTGTGGTAGCGGCGTTCTTCCTCCTAATGTTGATTCCATGCATCTCGCTGTTCTCCCTGGTCCTTACGTATTGCAG GTTGATGAAATTGTCAATATCACTTGTCCTCTACGAGGCAGATATGAAAAAGCTCCTCAGGGGCTTAAAAGGTGCCTGAAGTTGTCAATGACTGATGGTATTCAGAGAGTCTTTGGGATGGAGTACAGGCCTATTCAAGCTCTTGAAGTTTGTGCGTCTTCTGGTTTAAAG GTCGCTATCTCTAATATACATGTGCGTCGTGGACTTATGATGCTGGTCCCTGAAACCATTGAAGTATTGGGGGGATTAGTCGAGCAGCTGGATGCAGCAAGAAAGAGGCTGGTTGATGAACTAAATAAGCCACCTAGGGGAAATAG AACCAGAAATGGAGTGCTTCCTCCTTTAGCAACCCGAGCGGCTCTTGCGGCATGGCCTTCAGGTGGAGTTGATGATCTCAGGCACAGTGGCTCGACGCTGCACAATACTGATACTGCGCAGGCAAACAACCAAG GTGCTGGTCACAGCATTCCTGTCTCTGGTAACAACTCAACAACTGAAGATACTTTGCGCATGGGTGCACAACATGCTACATCCAATTCAGTACCCCAAATGGTTTCCAATGTGGAGCGAATGAATATTGATATGCAGCTCCAACGGCGTTCCAGCTTAACAGCGGAAGACACTTATTCGTTTATGGGTGCACAAAATGCTACATCCAATTCAGTACCCTATGTGGTTTCAAATGTGGAGCGAATGAATATTGATATGCAGCGCCAGCGGCGTTCCAGCTTAACAATGGAAGACACTTCTTCGTTTATCGGTGCACAAAATGCTACATCCAATTCAATACCCAACATAGTTTCAAATGTGGAGCGAATGAATATTGATATGCAGCGCCAGCGGCGTTCCAGCTTAACAACTGAAGACACTTCTTTGCTTATAGGTGCACAAAATGCTACTTCCAATTCAGTACCTCACATGGTTCCAAATGTGGAGCCAATGAATATTGATATACAGCGGGGTACTGATCCCGTGTTCAATGATAGTTCAACAGCTAATCAGTCTTCTTCAATGGCTGATGAGATGCATATAGATACTGCTAATATTACAATGGAAAATTCTGTTAGCAACCGATCTTCTCACATGCACTCAAATGTTGCTGCGGCATACGGAAACACTGTTCATGTAATGAGAGAAGGTCCTGTGCCTATTGAATGTTTTCCTGTTTCTGAAAATGTTGAGACATACAGGAATAGAGTTCCTGAAAATGCTCCTTGGAACAGATCCTCCTCCACTGCATTTAACAATGAAGATATCTTGACTGTTGACACCAGTGACAATCCACTCATACCGTCTGGAGACCAAGAAGTTCCTTTTACATACTTAGCTAGTTTGTCAGCCAAGTGGGTTGCAATGAAGGAGACAGCTCCTCTGGTTCGGGGTAAAATTAAG tgcTTTCTGACCGGTGTTAAAAGGTTCCAGTATAAGAAAAGGACAACATACGAGCTTCAGGCATATGTAGATGATGGTAGCCTTATTTCTGAAATCCTCATTCATCATGAT GTTGTACAGAAAGGAATTGGTTATTCTCCTGTGGAGGTCACTGCAGCTCTTTCTTCTTCTGACACAAAAATAGTCCTGAACATGAAGGAGACTATGCATAAATTCCAAGCTTTTTTAGCAGACTTTGAG GGAGTAATACTTGTGGAATTAAATCGAAAATGTTCCCTTCCAACTGCCTTAGACATGAGTCAAGGCTGTCCTCAATCTGATGCGTGGTCACTTCTGAGAAGGCTTAAGTCTCTTCCCTCTGCACAAGCTCAAAACCATTTCCCTTCAGACACAATTGTTTTATCCCCA CTCCAACGGCGTTCCAGCTTAACAGCGGAAGACACTTATTCGTTTATGGGTGCACAAAATGCTACATCCAATTCAGTACCCTATGTGGTTTCAAATGTGGAGCGAATGAATATTGATATGCAGCGCCAGCGGCGTTCCAGCTTAACAATGGAAGACACTTCTTCGTTTATCGGTGCACAAAATGCTACATCCAATTCAATACCCAACATAGTTTCAAATGTGGAGCGAATGAATATTGATATGCAGCGCCAGCGGCGTTCCAGCTTAACAACTGAAGACACTTCTTTGCTTATAGGTGCACAAAATGCTACTTCCAATTCAGTACCTCACATGGTTCCAAATGTGGAGCCAATGAATATTGATATACAGCGGGGTACTGATCCCGTGTTCAATGATAGTTCAACAGCTAATCAGTCTTCTTCAATGGCTGATGAGATGCATATAGATACTGCTAATATTACAATGGAAAATTCTGTTAGCAACCGATCTTCTCACATGCACTCAAATGTTGCTGCGGCATACGGAAACACTGTTCATGTAATGAGAGAAGGTCCTGTGCCTATTGAATGTTTTCCTGTTTCTGAAAATGTTGAGACATACAGGAATAGAGTTCCTGAAAATGCTCCTTGGAACAGATCCTCCTCCACTGCATTTAACAATGAAGATATCTTGACTGTTGACACCAGTGACAATCCACTCATACCGTCTGGAGACCAAGAAGTTCCTTTTACATACTTAGCTAGTTTGTCAGCCAAGTGGGTTGCAATGAAGGAGACAGCTCCTCTGGTTCGGGGTAAAATTAAG tgcTTTCTGACCGGTGTTAAAAGGTTCCAGTATAAGAAAAGGACAACATACGAGCTTCAGGCATATGTAGATGATGGTAGCCTTATTTCTGAAATCCTCATTCATCATGAT GTTGTACAGAAAGGAATTGGTTATTCTCCTGTGGAGGTCACTGCAGCTCTTTCTTCTTCTGACACAAAAATAGTCCTGAACATGAAGGAGACTATGCATAAATTCCAAGCTTTTTTAGCAGACTTTGAG GGAGTAATACTTGTGGAATTAAATCGAAAATGTTCCCTTCCAACTGCCTTAGACATGAGTCAAGGCTGTCCTCAATCTGATGCGTGGTCACTTCTGAGAAGGCTTAAGTCTCTTCCCTCTGCACAAGCTCAAAACCATTTCCCTTCAGACACAATTGTTTTATCCCCATAA